A genomic stretch from Fodinibius salinus includes:
- a CDS encoding sigma-70 family RNA polymerase sigma factor, protein MAQLTKEEIQKQEDFEDEIIPHLDAMYNFALRLTSDPSDAEDLVQDTIVKAFRFFSSYEKGTNAKAWLFRILKNSYINNYRKQSKQPNQVDYDEVATFYETIRAERTDTSDLEDKMFRDLIDDDISNALDELPEDFRTVVLLCDIEDFTYEEIANMLDVPIGTIRSRLHRGRNLLKSQLMEYAKERGYQPD, encoded by the coding sequence ATGGCACAACTAACAAAAGAGGAAATACAGAAGCAGGAAGATTTTGAGGATGAAATTATTCCACACTTGGATGCAATGTATAATTTTGCACTACGCCTGACCTCCGATCCCAGCGACGCCGAGGATCTGGTTCAGGATACCATTGTAAAAGCATTTCGGTTTTTTAGCAGCTACGAAAAGGGAACTAACGCCAAGGCATGGCTCTTCCGGATCCTCAAAAATTCGTATATCAATAACTATCGCAAGCAGTCTAAGCAGCCTAACCAAGTTGACTATGATGAGGTTGCAACTTTCTACGAAACTATTCGAGCCGAACGCACGGATACCTCGGACCTGGAAGATAAGATGTTCCGCGATCTTATCGACGATGACATCTCTAACGCCCTTGATGAACTGCCTGAAGATTTCCGCACGGTAGTACTACTTTGTGATATTGAGGATTTTACCTACGAAGAGATAGCTAATATGCTGGATGTGCCCATCGGCACAATACGGTCGCGTCTGCACCGTGGACGTAACCTGCTGAAGTCTCAGCTTATGGAATATGCCAAAGAGCGCGGCTACCAACCTGATTAA
- a CDS encoding sensor histidine kinase: MKIHLTSNRINIVLVGLLVLLGIGSFAYNHYLINRILVQERSNVELWAKAIEYTSNPIQEEISQNLLKASNYLQQHTSAPDSIIALIDQAEADRTSQTFVTQEILLSEERFQVPRIIVDGSGQIVFKHHVEGEKEQELIDRFAQMHDPIEINLGNEQYSLTQYVYYGESPTVRYLRYFPYIQLSLLALVLGIAFVSYRTITKSEQSNLWVGMTKEAAHQLGTPLSSLYGWVELLREEKDDDFTQRICNELENDVSRLRGVAERFNKIGSEPELNRQKLAPILENVLEYMKRRLPQLGKNVEVLQQLDEGVQAKVNSDLFQWAVENIIKNAMDAIKASASSPYVSVKLYRVENEVYIDVKDTGSGIDKKFHGEIFKPGYSTKKRGWGLGLSLTKRIIEEYHSGTLFIHESEVGRGTTMRIILEAPKGN; encoded by the coding sequence ATGAAAATCCATCTTACTTCAAATAGAATAAATATTGTTCTGGTAGGGCTTTTGGTTCTGCTAGGGATAGGATCCTTTGCTTATAACCACTATTTGATTAATCGTATCCTGGTCCAGGAACGTTCGAACGTTGAGTTATGGGCTAAAGCCATTGAATACACTAGTAATCCCATCCAGGAAGAAATCAGCCAAAACCTGCTGAAGGCATCAAATTACTTGCAACAACATACTTCGGCACCGGATAGTATTATAGCCCTTATTGATCAGGCAGAAGCGGATCGCACCTCCCAGACTTTTGTAACACAGGAAATTTTGTTGAGTGAAGAACGCTTTCAGGTTCCTCGGATTATAGTAGATGGGAGTGGTCAAATTGTGTTTAAACACCATGTTGAAGGTGAGAAAGAGCAAGAGTTGATTGATCGTTTTGCCCAAATGCATGATCCTATTGAAATAAATCTCGGCAACGAACAGTATTCACTAACTCAGTATGTATATTATGGTGAGAGTCCCACAGTGCGCTATTTGCGGTATTTCCCGTATATCCAACTGAGCCTGTTGGCATTAGTGTTGGGAATAGCGTTTGTAAGCTACCGTACGATCACAAAATCTGAACAGTCAAACCTATGGGTAGGTATGACCAAAGAGGCCGCCCATCAGCTAGGTACGCCACTTTCCAGTTTGTATGGATGGGTTGAGCTGCTCCGCGAGGAAAAAGATGATGATTTTACCCAGCGGATTTGTAATGAGCTCGAAAATGATGTGTCTCGTCTTCGCGGGGTGGCAGAGCGATTTAACAAGATTGGTTCCGAGCCGGAACTGAACCGGCAAAAGCTGGCCCCCATTTTAGAAAATGTACTTGAATATATGAAGCGTCGGCTGCCACAACTCGGCAAAAATGTAGAAGTGTTGCAGCAGTTGGATGAAGGAGTACAGGCAAAGGTAAATTCTGATTTGTTCCAATGGGCGGTCGAAAATATCATCAAAAATGCAATGGATGCTATTAAGGCTAGTGCCAGCAGTCCTTATGTGTCCGTTAAGTTATACCGCGTAGAAAATGAAGTGTATATTGATGTTAAGGATACAGGATCGGGCATCGACAAGAAATTTCACGGTGAAATATTTAAGCCCGGTTACAGTACTAAAAAAAGGGGCTGGGGGCTGGGACTAAGTCTTACAAAACGAATTATTGAGGAATATCACAGCGGAACTTTGTTTATACATGAATCAGAGGTGGGGCGTGGCACAACCATGCGTATTATTTTAGAGGCGCCCAAAGGAAATTAG